ATGGCGACGACAGGAACCAGCCAGTCCCCGATCTTCAGCCCCCCGTCCGCCACCCCCTGATGCGACCGCACGAACGTCACGATGAGCGTCCCCACCATCGCCATCCCGGCCAACGCCCCGATGATCCGCCGGGGCAGCTCGGAAGCGGCGAGCGTGTACAGCCCGACGATGCCCATCAGATAGCCCATCTGGGCCGGCGCGACAGCGATGGACACCAGTACGACGGCAATCGGCCACCGCCGCCGCAACACCAGCACGGACCCGGCCACAAGCCCGAACACGATCCCCGCCGCCAACGGGATCCCCGCGTCCCTGGCGAACGAAATCCCCTCCGCCGCACACTCCCCGGCAGACAGCACCGCGAGACCCACGTCAAACGCCGCACTGCGCCACCGGGTCCACCACAACGGCCCGGTCAGGGCCGCGGCGTGGTCTTCCCCCGTAGTGGTCATGAGCCCAGCCTACGGGCGCCGCCCCCCGCTTTTCCGGCGAGTTTCGACGACCGGCCTACACCACAGGGGCCGCCGACACCACAATCGAACAGAAGCGAAACCCACCAGAATCCCTCGAACTGCTGAATCGCGCACCGTTCGACCCCGGAAGCAATGATTCCGCCCCGAGGCTTTGCCCATGGAACATGCATGCGGCAAGTACACGGATTTCGAGGGGCTACGGGAGCGGGCGCTGGCGTTGCGACGGGAGGGCCTGAGCATTCGACAGATCCGCGACGAGCTCCAGGTCCACAACAAGGACGTCCTGCAGCGCCTCGTCAAGGGCGAGCCACCCCCGGAATGGACGAAGCGCCCGCGAGCGAAGGACGACCTCCGCGAGAGGGCGCGGGAACTACGGAAGCAGGGCTGGACCTACAACCGGATCCAGGCGGAACTGGGGTGCTCGAAGAGTTCAGTCTCGCTCTGGGTACGGGATCTTCCGCATCAGGAGCCCAAGTGCACACCGGCGGAACAGCGGGAGCGGATGGATGCGGGACTCGCTCGGCTACAAGCCTCCCGACAGCAGGAGCGCGAGGCTACAAAGCAAGCGGCGGCGACAGCCGTCGGCGAACTGTCGGATCGCGAGTTGTTCCTTACGGGTGTTGCCCTCTACTGGGCCGAGGGGACCAAGGACAAGCCACACACTCGCCGCGAGTGCGTGGAGTTCGTCAACAGCGACCCCGGAATGATCAGCGTCTTCCTCGCCTGGCTCGACCTGCTTGAGGTAAGCCGGGAACGACTGCACTGCCGCGTCATGATTCACGAGTCCGCCGACGTCGCCGCCGCCGAACACCACTGGGCCGGCCTCATCGGCATTGACCCGTCAACCCTGGGCAGGACGATCCTCAAGAAGCACAATCCCTCGACCGTGCGCAAGAACACGGGAGACTCCTACCGAGGGTGCCTCGGTATCAGGGTGCGACAAGGAGCAGATCTGTACCGTCGCATCGAGGGTGCCTGGTACGGCATAGTGGTGGGTGCCAATTCGACGACCTGACCAAATGTCCGGTTTAGTCGAATTTATTCCCCTGTGGTGTAATTGGCAGCACTGTGGCTTTTGGTGCCATATGTCCGGGTTCAAGTCCTGGCAGGGGAGCCATACTCGGTTCGGGTCCTGACAATCCAGTCAGGGCCCTTACTCATGTCCCCCACGAAACGCCCCGGTATCCTGCGGATGTCCACCCCACCCCCTCCGCAGCCGAAGGGCACCACCCGTGAGCGCCAATCGCCCCGCCGCCGTAGTCGTACTCGCAGCGGGTGAGGGCACCCGTATGAAGTCGGCCACACCCAAGGTCCTGCACGAGCTCTGTGGCCGTTCGCTGGTGGGTCATGTGCTCGCCGCCGCAGGCGAGTTGGACCCCGAGAACCTGGTCGTCGTCGTGGGGCACGCCCGCGAGAAGGTCACCGCCCATCTGACGGAGGCCGGCGCCGGTATCCGTACCGCCTTCCAGGCGCGGCAGAACGGCACCGGTCATGCCGTACGCATGGGGCTGGAGGAGCTGGGCGGGACCGTCGACGGGACTGTTGTCGTCGTCTGTGGCGACACCCCGCTGCTCACCGGGGAGACCCTGCGTGCGCTCGCCGCGACCCACTCCGGTGACGGCAATGCCGTGACCGTGTTGACCGCCGAGGTGCCGGACGCGACCGGGTACGGGCGGATCGTGCGGGACGGGGCCTCCGGGGCGGTCACCGCCATCGTCGAGCACAAGGACGCGAGCGACTCGCAGCGGGCGATCCGTGAGATCAATTCCGGTGTGTTCGCCTTCGACGGGCAGCTCCTGGCCGACGCGCTGGGGAAGGTGCGGACGGACAACAGTCAGGGTGAGGAGTATCTGACCGACGTGCTCGGGATCCTGCGTGAGGCGGGGCATCGGGTGGGGGCGTCCGTGGCCGCGGATCATCGTGAGATCGCCGGGATCAACAACCGTGTGCAGTTGGCGGAGGCGCGTCGGATCCTGAACGAGCGGTTGCTGACCGAGGCCATGCTGGCCGGGGTGAGTGTGATCGATCCGGCGAGTACGTGGGTCGATGTGACGGTCACGTTCGAGCAGGACTCGATCGTCCATCCGAACACGCAGCTCCAGGGTGCGACGCATCTCGCGGAGGGTGCCGAGGTCGGGCCCAACTCCCGGTTGAAGGACACCCGGGTGGGGGCGGGGGCGCGGCTGGACAACACCGTGGCGGACGGTGCTGTGGTGGGGGCGGGGGCGACTGTGGGGCCGTACGCGTATCTGCGTCCCGGGACCCGTCTCGGGGTGAAGTCGAAGATCGGTACGTATGTCGAGACGAAGAACACGTCTATCGGTGACGGGACGAAGGTGCCGCATCTGTCGTATGTCGGGGACGCGACGATCGGTGAGTACACGAACATCGGTGCCGCGAGTGTGTTCGTGAACTACGACGGGCAGGACAAGCATCACACCGTCGTCGGGTCGCACTGCAAGACGGGTTCGGACAACATGTTTGTGGCGCCTGTCACGGTCGGGGACGGTGCTTACACCGCGGCCGGGTCGGTGATCACGAAGGATGTGCCGCCCGGTTCGTTGGCCGTGGCCCGTGGCCAGCAGCGGAATATCGAGGGTTGGGTGGCTCGTAAGCGTCCGGGGAGTGCGTCGGCGAGGGCGGCCGAGGCGGCTTCTCGGGAGCCGGGTGGCGAAAGCTGACCGGAAACAGTCCGGTCCGACTCGGGCTACCGTGATAGATGCACACCCGCACACCCCCAGCTGAGCAGGCCTGCCAGGGCTGATCACGGCTGAGACACCTCCGAGGAGACAGTGCTGTGACCGGGACCAAGACGACCGGTGGGAAGAAGAAGATGATGTTCTTCTCCGGCCGCGCCCACCCCGAGCTTGCCGAGGAGGTCGCCCAGCAGTTGGGGGTCGGGGTTGTCCCGACGAAGGCCTTCGACTTCGCGAACGGTGAGATCTACGTCCGTTACGAGGAGTCGGCGCGTGGCGCGGACTGTTTTGTGATCCAGAGCCACACGGCTCCGATCAATCAGTGGATCATGGAGCAGTTGATCATGATCGATGCGCTGAAGCGTGCGTCGGCTCGTTCCATCACGGTGATCGTGCCGTTCTACGGTTACGCGCGGCAGGACAAGAAGCACCGTGGGCGTGAACCGATCTCGGCACGTCTGGTGGCGGACCTGATGGCGACGGCGGGTGCGGACCGCATCCTGACGGTGGATCTGCACACGGATCAGATCCAGGGTTTCTTCGACGGTCCGGTCGACCATCTCTTCGCGCTTCCGTTGCTCGCGGACTATGTGGGCGAGAAGGTGGACAAGGGCAAGCTGACGGTGGTTTCGCCGGATGCGGGCCGGGTGCGGGTGGCCGACCGCTGGTGCGACCGGCTGGGTGCGCCGTTGGCGATCGTGCACAAGCGGCGTGACAAGGACGTGGCGAACCAGGTGACCGTCCACGAGGTCGTGGGTGAGGTCAAGGGTCGTGTGTGTGTTCTCGTCGACGACATGATCGACACCGGTGGGACGATCTGTGCGGCTGCGGACGCTCTGTTCGCGCATGGTGCGGAGGATGTCATCGTGACGGCGACGCACGGTGTGCTGTCGGGTCCGGCGGCGGACCGGCTGAAGAACTCGCGGGTGAGTGAGTTCATCTTCACGAACACGTTGCCGACGCCGGGTGAGCTGAGTGCGGACCTGGACAAGATCAAGGTGCTGTCGATCGCGCCGACCATCGCGAGTGCGGTGCGTGAGGTGTTCGAGGACGGTTCGGTGACGAGTCTGTTCGACGAGCAGTAGGTCCGCCGGGTCTGCTGCCTGCGGGTTTGTTTCCCACAGGCTCTGCTGAATCGCTTCTGCAAGATCAATTTTTCTGCGGCCTCCCCTGCCGAGTACTCTGTTGGAGTTGCTCGGCGAGGGAGGCCGTACCCGTGTGGTTCGCGGGCCGGTGATCCGTTATC
The DNA window shown above is from Streptomyces sp. NBC_01451 and carries:
- a CDS encoding ribose-phosphate diphosphokinase yields the protein MTGTKTTGGKKKMMFFSGRAHPELAEEVAQQLGVGVVPTKAFDFANGEIYVRYEESARGADCFVIQSHTAPINQWIMEQLIMIDALKRASARSITVIVPFYGYARQDKKHRGREPISARLVADLMATAGADRILTVDLHTDQIQGFFDGPVDHLFALPLLADYVGEKVDKGKLTVVSPDAGRVRVADRWCDRLGAPLAIVHKRRDKDVANQVTVHEVVGEVKGRVCVLVDDMIDTGGTICAAADALFAHGAEDVIVTATHGVLSGPAADRLKNSRVSEFIFTNTLPTPGELSADLDKIKVLSIAPTIASAVREVFEDGSVTSLFDEQ
- the glmU gene encoding bifunctional UDP-N-acetylglucosamine diphosphorylase/glucosamine-1-phosphate N-acetyltransferase GlmU, with the translated sequence MSANRPAAVVVLAAGEGTRMKSATPKVLHELCGRSLVGHVLAAAGELDPENLVVVVGHAREKVTAHLTEAGAGIRTAFQARQNGTGHAVRMGLEELGGTVDGTVVVVCGDTPLLTGETLRALAATHSGDGNAVTVLTAEVPDATGYGRIVRDGASGAVTAIVEHKDASDSQRAIREINSGVFAFDGQLLADALGKVRTDNSQGEEYLTDVLGILREAGHRVGASVAADHREIAGINNRVQLAEARRILNERLLTEAMLAGVSVIDPASTWVDVTVTFEQDSIVHPNTQLQGATHLAEGAEVGPNSRLKDTRVGAGARLDNTVADGAVVGAGATVGPYAYLRPGTRLGVKSKIGTYVETKNTSIGDGTKVPHLSYVGDATIGEYTNIGAASVFVNYDGQDKHHTVVGSHCKTGSDNMFVAPVTVGDGAYTAAGSVITKDVPPGSLAVARGQQRNIEGWVARKRPGSASARAAEAASREPGGES